TTATTAAAATAGGTGCAATATCGAATTCTTCGGTACTGCAAATCGGGAGCACCGGCAGTATACAGGCACAGTCCGACATCCATAATACTGGCGGGTATACCGAACCTGCCGAGCCGGCCGAGCCTGTTGGTGAGCCCTCCATTATTCGGTTGAAACAGCCCGAATGACAGCACAATCTAAGCAGGAATGCATATGCTGTGTATAGGTCTTTGCCTAATTTTAAGGAGGACGCTTATATGAACGGATGGAATAATTATTTCTATAACCTTTATCAGCGCATTGATGAACAGGACCGGACGATTCGCGATTTGGAATCAAGACTGCAGCAGCTTGAAAACATGAACAACCAGCAAAATCAGAAACCGGTTGAAAAAATCGAATATCATTTTGACCAGTTAAAAATAGAAAACCTCGAAGGAACACTCCATATCGGCTTATCTCCGGGTGACCTGAAAAACATAGATGATTTTTCCGTTCCAGATGCAGGTCAATCACCATTTAAGCAACAGTTATTATCCGATTTGAATGCCTATCTGCGGCAACATGGAGAAAAGCTCATTCATGATACTGCTGTGCGCCATCAGGTTTCTATGGAGAATATTGACCCTGCCATACTTATTGAAGATATGGCAAAACAACTCCCGGAACGAATTGCTTATTACGAAGCAGAGGCCAAGAAAAACAAACAGGATGTTAGCGATAAACAAGTAACACTTCAAATAAGTGATACGATCAAACGTGAAATTGACCACTCTTTAAATAAATACATGGAAGGGAATGATCCTGCTAATGATTATGGAAGTCCATAACTGGAATTTGCATGTCGCAAACGTTGAAATTGATGCTGTCACAGCGTCATCCGTCTTCTTAATTGGTGACAATGATGAATTTATTCTCTCTTCATTTTTTGATACTCCTCCTGAAGCAGCTGCACTCGGAACAATTGTGCCGTTGTCAGGGTGAATCTTCATGGAAAAAAGAACCGCATCTGTTAACAGAGTCCGGATTCACGGGGTAACATTCAGTGCAGTTTTTAATATTGGTGACACGAAATTTGCCCGCCCAAAATCAAGAGGGATTGCTGTACAAAAAGAAGGTGCTTCTTTCGTTGAAGACGACGATATTAATTTTGAAGAATACGCACTGTTTGACGAGAAAGCAAACTGGCCGAACACCAGGGATACTGTTCTGAAAAAAACGTTTCACCACTCCGATACATTACAGGTCGATAACGTTGATATTATCGGCGTCAGTCAAGCTGCAATTTTCCACATCGGCAGTATTGATGATGTTCGCAGTGAGGCAAGACTCAAACATTTCCGACTATATTTACCGGAATAAGTCCACACTAAAACTGTTGTATGTCATAAACTATCCTATACTATTTGCGGAAGGTGTTTTCATGCCATCAATTGTTGGTCCAATTAAAATAAATAGTGTTGGTGGCGGCGTTGTAAACTTTGGGGATTCATTTTATCTTGCTCCAAAGAGTACGTCCAAGACTGCCGCCGGATCAGGATCACTCAATACTGGCGACTTTATAAACACAAATAACGGTTTAAGTACTACTAATCCGATTGATCCTGATGTGAATGATCAAAATGTTGCTTCAAATGCATAGTTTAACAAATACGCATGTGATTTCCGACTGAAATCATGTGCGTATTTTTAATTATGAGTGAAATGTCTATAGGATTTTTCAATTTTTTGAAAAAATGATACCATACATTATAGAAAATTTAATAAGGAGGGTTACTTTGGAAGTTAAGGAAGGTTTTTTTCGTGGTATGAATGAGGCCAGACTTTTTTATCAGTCGTTCATACCGGAAACATCCCCCGAAGGAGCAGTAATTGTTGTACATGGGCTTGGTGATCATAGCGGGGGCATGCTCAACCTTTGTAATAAACTGGCAGATGCCAGTCTCATAGTTTATGCCTTTGATTTGCGTGGACACGGTAAAAGCTCCGGTACACGTGGGTATATTCGGAAATGGAATGAATACATAGAAGACTTGCACGCATTTAGGAATAAAGTAATTAACGAGATTCCTGAGCTACCATTGTATATTGTCTCGCATAGCCTTGGTGGTGTCATTGCCCTGGATTATTCATTGCATTACAGTCACGGAATATCCGGACTGATTGCGATTGCTCCGGCTATTTCGTATGAAACAAAATGGTCGGAAAAATTGCTTATTCAGCTGATGGGCAGATTTAAACCGGATTATGTAATTGAGGAACCAGGCAATCTTGATTTATTAACACAAGATCAAACAGAACAGAGCAGATTGGAATCTGACGAATTGCGGCACAATATGGTAACCCCAGGCTTAGGCCGTGGTTTACTGCAAACCATACCACGGCTTATGAACAAGGCTCATTCAATCCAATTGCCGTTCTTATTGCAGTTTGGTCTTGATGATGAGATGACGCCACCCTGGAAGCTGCGCGAATTTTACAACTCAATCGGTTCAGAAGAAAAACAGAAATATGAATACGATGCACTCCGACACCGTCCATTTGATGATTCAGGTCGAGAGCAATTCTTTTCAGACATGACTGGTTGGCTGGAGCGGCAGACGGAAAAAGTTAAAAAATGATCCTGGAGTTCCAGGATCATTTTTATCTATGGTCACTCTATTCAAATTCCGATTGATCAACAAAAAATAATTGCACAACGTACAGGAGCAAACACACTGCCATTGCCATTGAACCCCAACCGAGCGTTTTTTGTTCAACTTGGAGATAGTTATTGC
The genomic region above belongs to Virgibacillus doumboii and contains:
- the gerPC gene encoding spore germination protein GerPC; this translates as MNGWNNYFYNLYQRIDEQDRTIRDLESRLQQLENMNNQQNQKPVEKIEYHFDQLKIENLEGTLHIGLSPGDLKNIDDFSVPDAGQSPFKQQLLSDLNAYLRQHGEKLIHDTAVRHQVSMENIDPAILIEDMAKQLPERIAYYEAEAKKNKQDVSDKQVTLQISDTIKREIDHSLNKYMEGNDPANDYGSP
- a CDS encoding spore gernimation protein GerPD; its protein translation is MIMEVHNWNLHVANVEIDAVTASSVFLIGDNDEFILSSFFDTPPEAAALGTIVPLSG
- a CDS encoding alpha/beta hydrolase gives rise to the protein MEVKEGFFRGMNEARLFYQSFIPETSPEGAVIVVHGLGDHSGGMLNLCNKLADASLIVYAFDLRGHGKSSGTRGYIRKWNEYIEDLHAFRNKVINEIPELPLYIVSHSLGGVIALDYSLHYSHGISGLIAIAPAISYETKWSEKLLIQLMGRFKPDYVIEEPGNLDLLTQDQTEQSRLESDELRHNMVTPGLGRGLLQTIPRLMNKAHSIQLPFLLQFGLDDEMTPPWKLREFYNSIGSEEKQKYEYDALRHRPFDDSGREQFFSDMTGWLERQTEKVKK
- a CDS encoding spore germination protein, whose amino-acid sequence is MPSIVGPIKINSVGGGVVNFGDSFYLAPKSTSKTAAGSGSLNTGDFINTNNGLSTTNPIDPDVNDQNVASNA
- a CDS encoding spore germination protein GerPE; this encodes MEKRTASVNRVRIHGVTFSAVFNIGDTKFARPKSRGIAVQKEGASFVEDDDINFEEYALFDEKANWPNTRDTVLKKTFHHSDTLQVDNVDIIGVSQAAIFHIGSIDDVRSEARLKHFRLYLPE
- a CDS encoding spore germination protein GerPB yields the protein MNLTIHQSIAIHFIKIGAISNSSVLQIGSTGSIQAQSDIHNTGGYTEPAEPAEPVGEPSIIRLKQPE